The proteins below are encoded in one region of Polynucleobacter sp. AP-Nino-20-G2:
- the hda gene encoding DnaA regulatory inactivator Hda — MTNTSLPRQFALDIGHTPTPSLNNFLAGENLALHSALQELVKGWALNTPRALSENPLNKRWIYWWGPEGSGRTHLLQALGNAAKQLGLKHYPLNHNEPISWVRLEEDLGDLGGSDQPSIITVDDVDRLDDRLVASLFRILNEVQGSKAIHIFMAGNAAPSNLELREDLRTRLGWGLIFQTHLLSDDEKIEALQQAALARGLVLSPDVLPWLLNRFYRDMPNLMALIDALDAYSLETKRAVTLPLVRELLQPK; from the coding sequence ATGACTAACACTTCGCTGCCACGGCAATTTGCTCTTGATATTGGGCACACACCCACGCCAAGCCTAAATAATTTTTTAGCTGGTGAAAATTTAGCCTTGCACTCCGCTTTGCAAGAGCTAGTAAAAGGCTGGGCATTAAACACCCCTCGGGCTTTATCAGAGAACCCTCTCAACAAGCGCTGGATATATTGGTGGGGGCCAGAAGGCTCAGGTAGAACCCATTTGCTACAGGCTTTAGGCAATGCCGCGAAACAACTTGGTTTAAAGCATTACCCCCTCAATCACAATGAGCCTATCTCATGGGTACGTCTGGAGGAAGATTTGGGCGACCTTGGCGGCAGTGATCAACCCTCCATCATTACCGTCGATGATGTCGATCGCTTAGATGATCGTCTTGTGGCGTCATTATTTCGGATTCTGAATGAGGTTCAAGGAAGTAAGGCAATCCACATTTTTATGGCCGGAAATGCCGCCCCAAGCAATCTTGAGCTTCGAGAGGATCTCAGAACCCGCCTAGGGTGGGGTTTGATCTTCCAAACCCATCTCCTGAGCGATGATGAGAAAATAGAAGCCTTACAACAAGCAGCGCTAGCGCGCGGCTTGGTTTTATCGCCCGATGTTTTGCCTTGGTTATTAAATCGCTTTTATCGCGATATGCCAAACCTGATGGCCTTAATCGATGCTTTGGATGCTTATTCACTTGAAACAAAACGTGCTGTAACACTGCCTCTTGTCAGAGAGCTCTTACAGCCTAAATAA
- a CDS encoding HAD family phosphatase, with protein MTQLALFDLDHTLLPCDSDYEWGQFLARIGVVDSKYYAEQNERFYQDYKEGKLNIQEFLRFALKPLSEHSRAQLKEWHDAFMKEVITGQLREQALDLVKRHQDAGDLCCVVTATNSFVTRPIVESFGIEHLVATEPATEGDNPLASFTGEVKGIPSFREGKIQRVHDWLASQNLELGQLPYSYFYSDSMNDLPLLEKVSNPVATNPDARLRAEAMKRNWPILELFA; from the coding sequence ATGACTCAACTTGCCCTTTTTGATTTAGATCACACTCTTCTACCCTGCGATAGCGATTACGAATGGGGTCAATTTTTGGCTCGCATTGGAGTAGTCGACAGTAAATACTACGCTGAGCAAAACGAGCGCTTCTATCAAGATTACAAAGAAGGCAAGCTCAATATCCAAGAGTTTCTGCGTTTTGCGCTAAAGCCATTGTCAGAACATTCTCGCGCCCAGCTGAAAGAGTGGCATGATGCCTTTATGAAAGAGGTGATCACCGGCCAGTTGCGCGAGCAAGCACTCGATCTAGTAAAGCGCCACCAAGATGCGGGTGATCTTTGCTGTGTTGTCACCGCAACCAATAGCTTTGTCACGCGCCCCATTGTTGAAAGTTTTGGCATCGAGCATTTGGTGGCTACTGAACCAGCGACCGAAGGCGACAATCCGCTTGCCAGCTTCACGGGCGAAGTGAAAGGCATTCCTAGCTTTCGAGAAGGGAAAATTCAACGAGTGCATGATTGGCTTGCCAGTCAGAACTTGGAATTAGGTCAATTACCGTATAGTTATTTTTATTCAGACTCCATGAATGATTTACCCCTCCTGGAGAAAGTGAGCAACCCCGTTGCCACCAACCCAGATGCCCGCCTACGCGCCGAAGCCATGAAACGTAACTGGCCCATACTTGAACTATTTGCATGA
- the pcnB gene encoding polynucleotide adenylyltransferase PcnB, giving the protein MITKFIKRILRRDPMVRHTAAHTSGAPKRIAKKSHRIDPHLLSKNAVKVTYTLQQAGYDAFIVGGAVRDLALGISPKDFDVATNATPEQVQRLFRKARLIGRRFQIVHVTFFGKGQPEIIEVSTFRALLENAGEHVAENGRILRDNVWGSQHEDAARRDFSINAMYYDPASETVLDYHGGMADMQKKTLRMIGDPAKRYREDPIRMLRAIRFAAKTGFTLDAATRAPIAKLGKLIHDVPSARLFDEILKLLMSGYSWAAIQGLRDAGLHNGLLPLLDHILDGKEDSKGANEFVRIALANTDQRIQSGKSVSAGFLFATLLWPDLLRNWKKNIAKGISNIPALHDAMDETIASQSNGMVIQRRFESDMREIWSMQPRFEKRVGRYPYRLIESPRFRAGYDFMLLRCATGEQNPTLGEWWTSFIAADPLGQEALMASIKNEGGNSGSPAKRRRRRKPKAATPTEGAPG; this is encoded by the coding sequence ATGATTACAAAATTTATTAAACGTATTTTGCGTCGCGACCCTATGGTCCGACATACCGCAGCCCACACTTCCGGCGCACCCAAGCGCATTGCTAAAAAGTCCCACCGCATTGATCCGCACTTGCTTTCTAAAAATGCTGTGAAGGTGACGTACACCTTGCAGCAGGCGGGATATGACGCGTTTATTGTCGGTGGCGCAGTACGGGATCTGGCGCTGGGAATTAGCCCAAAAGACTTCGATGTGGCAACCAATGCAACACCAGAGCAAGTACAAAGGTTATTTCGCAAAGCCCGCTTGATTGGACGTCGCTTCCAGATTGTGCACGTGACCTTTTTTGGTAAAGGCCAGCCTGAGATCATTGAGGTCTCCACCTTTAGGGCTTTACTAGAAAATGCTGGCGAACATGTTGCCGAGAATGGGCGCATTCTGCGCGATAACGTCTGGGGCAGTCAGCACGAGGATGCAGCTCGTCGTGATTTCAGCATTAACGCCATGTATTACGACCCCGCTTCCGAGACCGTACTCGACTACCACGGCGGTATGGCCGACATGCAAAAGAAAACATTGCGCATGATTGGCGACCCAGCCAAGCGCTATCGTGAAGATCCTATACGGATGCTGCGTGCGATTCGTTTTGCCGCCAAGACGGGCTTTACTTTAGATGCAGCAACCCGCGCGCCAATCGCTAAATTAGGCAAATTGATTCATGACGTGCCCTCAGCGAGATTGTTCGATGAAATTCTGAAGCTATTGATGTCAGGCTACTCTTGGGCTGCTATTCAAGGTTTGCGGGATGCTGGTCTTCATAACGGACTCCTACCGCTTTTGGATCACATTCTCGATGGCAAAGAAGATTCAAAAGGAGCCAATGAATTTGTCCGCATCGCTTTGGCCAATACAGATCAACGCATTCAGTCTGGCAAAAGTGTTTCCGCCGGATTTTTGTTTGCCACTTTGCTGTGGCCTGATCTCTTGCGCAATTGGAAAAAGAACATCGCCAAAGGGATTTCCAATATTCCCGCATTGCACGATGCAATGGATGAAACGATTGCCAGCCAAAGCAATGGCATGGTCATCCAACGTCGCTTTGAAAGCGATATGCGCGAGATATGGTCGATGCAACCTCGCTTCGAAAAGCGGGTTGGCCGCTACCCCTATCGCCTGATTGAATCCCCGCGCTTTAGAGCGGGCTATGACTTCATGCTCCTTCGCTGCGCCACTGGCGAACAAAATCCCACATTGGGCGAGTGGTGGACCAGCTTTATTGCCGCCGATCCACTTGGGCAAGAGGCCCTGATGGCTAGCATCAAAAATGAGGGTGGTAATAGTGGCTCACCAGCTAAACGTCGTCGTCGCAGAAAACCCAAGGCGGCCACGCCCACTGAAGGTGCACCAGGCTAA
- the dnaK gene encoding molecular chaperone DnaK, which produces MGKIIGIDLGTTNSCVSVVENNAPKVVENAEGGRTTPSIIAYVEDGEVLVGAPAKRQSVTNPKNTIYAVKRLMGRKFTDAEVQKDIGLMPYKIVQADNGDAWVEARDKKMAPQQVSAEILRKMKKTAEDYLGEEVTEAVITVPAYFNDSQRQATKDAGRIAGLDVKRIINEPTAAALAFGLDKQDKADRKIAVYDLGGGTFDVSIIEIANVDGEKQFEVLSTNGDTFLGGEDFDQRIIDWIIAEFKKEQGVDLSKDVLALQRLKDAAEKAKIELSSAQQTEINLPYVTADAGGPKHLNLKLTRAKLESLVEELINRTAGPCLTAIKDAGVNVADIDDVILVGGQTRMPAVQDKVKEIFGKEPRKDVNPDEAVAVGAAIQGSVLSGDRKDVLLLDVTPLSLGIETLGGVMTKMIPKNTTIPTKHSQVYSTAEDNQPAVTIKCFQGEREMAAANKLLGEFNLEGIAPAQRGMPQIEVTFDIDANGILHVTAKDKTTGKENKITIKANSGLTEEEIQRMVKDAEANADEDKKALELVTARNTADALAHSTKKALEEHGASLEASEKEAIEAALKELDEAIKGSDKAAIEAKTEALGKASQKLGEKVMAAEQAKAGGGAAPGAAPGGAQAAAPDADVVDADFKEVDDKK; this is translated from the coding sequence ATGGGAAAGATTATCGGAATTGACTTGGGAACCACAAACTCGTGCGTTTCCGTTGTTGAAAACAATGCACCTAAAGTTGTCGAGAACGCAGAAGGCGGTCGTACAACCCCATCTATCATCGCTTACGTTGAGGATGGCGAAGTATTGGTTGGTGCTCCTGCAAAACGCCAATCAGTAACCAATCCTAAGAACACTATCTACGCGGTAAAGCGTTTGATGGGTCGCAAATTCACAGATGCAGAAGTACAAAAAGACATCGGTTTGATGCCTTACAAAATTGTTCAAGCAGATAACGGTGATGCTTGGGTTGAAGCACGTGATAAAAAAATGGCGCCACAACAGGTGTCCGCAGAGATTCTGCGCAAAATGAAAAAGACCGCCGAAGATTATCTCGGCGAAGAAGTAACTGAAGCGGTTATTACTGTTCCCGCTTACTTTAACGATAGCCAACGTCAAGCAACTAAAGATGCTGGTCGTATCGCAGGTTTGGATGTAAAGCGCATCATTAACGAACCAACCGCTGCTGCATTGGCATTCGGTTTGGATAAGCAAGACAAGGCAGATCGCAAGATCGCCGTATATGACTTGGGTGGCGGTACCTTTGACGTATCTATCATCGAGATTGCTAACGTAGACGGCGAGAAGCAGTTTGAAGTGCTCTCCACTAACGGCGATACATTCTTGGGTGGTGAAGACTTTGACCAGCGCATTATTGATTGGATCATTGCCGAGTTCAAAAAAGAACAAGGCGTTGATTTGAGTAAAGACGTATTGGCATTGCAACGTTTGAAAGATGCCGCTGAAAAAGCCAAGATCGAGTTGTCATCTGCTCAACAAACTGAAATCAACTTGCCATATGTGACTGCTGATGCAGGCGGTCCTAAGCATTTGAACTTGAAATTAACTCGCGCTAAGTTAGAGTCTTTGGTGGAAGAGTTGATCAACCGTACGGCTGGACCTTGCTTGACCGCGATTAAAGATGCTGGCGTGAATGTGGCTGACATCGACGACGTCATTTTGGTTGGCGGTCAAACCCGCATGCCTGCTGTTCAAGACAAAGTAAAAGAGATCTTTGGTAAAGAGCCACGTAAAGACGTAAACCCAGACGAAGCAGTTGCTGTTGGTGCCGCGATTCAAGGTTCCGTACTGTCTGGCGATCGTAAAGACGTATTGCTCTTGGACGTTACCCCATTGTCATTGGGTATCGAAACCTTGGGCGGCGTGATGACCAAAATGATTCCAAAGAACACCACTATTCCTACTAAGCATTCACAGGTTTATTCCACAGCGGAAGATAATCAGCCTGCGGTAACGATCAAGTGTTTCCAAGGTGAGCGTGAAATGGCTGCTGCCAACAAATTACTCGGCGAGTTTAATTTGGAAGGCATTGCTCCAGCTCAGCGCGGTATGCCACAAATTGAAGTGACCTTTGATATTGATGCCAACGGTATTTTGCACGTCACCGCAAAAGACAAGACAACCGGCAAAGAAAACAAAATCACCATCAAGGCGAACTCTGGTTTGACTGAGGAAGAAATTCAACGCATGGTGAAAGATGCTGAAGCAAATGCCGATGAGGATAAGAAGGCATTGGAATTGGTAACAGCGCGCAACACTGCTGATGCATTGGCTCACTCAACCAAGAAGGCCTTGGAAGAGCACGGCGCATCTTTAGAGGCTTCTGAAAAAGAAGCAATTGAAGCTGCTCTGAAGGAATTGGATGAAGCGATCAAGGGTAGCGATAAAGCTGCAATTGAAGCGAAGACTGAAGCCTTGGGTAAAGCAAGTCAGAAGCTTGGTGAAAAAGTCATGGCTGCTGAACAAGCAAAAGCTGGTGGCGGTGCCGCACCTGGCGCGGCTCCTGGTGGCGCACAAGCTGCCGCACCTGACGCCGATGTCGTTGATGCCGACTTCAAAGAGGTTGATGACAAGAAGTAA
- the dnaJ gene encoding molecular chaperone DnaJ, translated as MPKSKRDFYEVLGVARGASDEELKKAYRKLAMKHHPDRNPDSKTAEAQFKEVKEAYETLTDPNKRAAYDQYGHAGVDPSMGGFGGGGFGGGGFADAFGDIFGDIFGQGGGRHSGPQVYKGADLRYNMEITLEQAAEGYTTQIRVPSWSNCKPCHGTGAEPGSKPEKCTTCDGHGQVRVQQGFFSMQQTCPKCRGTGEYIPKPCKTCHGSGKHKEQKTLEIKIPAGIDDGMRVRSVGNGEPGVNGGPSGDLYVEVRVKPHKVFERDGSDLHVQMPISFATATIGGDIEVPTLSGRVEFPIPEGTQTGKTFRLRNKGIKGLRSTMVGDLFVHVVVETPVKLTDEQKKMLQKFDDSLKSGGDKHNPHQKGWFDGVKSFFS; from the coding sequence GTGCCTAAAAGTAAACGCGATTTTTACGAAGTGCTTGGTGTTGCAAGAGGAGCTAGTGACGAGGAGCTAAAAAAGGCTTATCGGAAGTTGGCCATGAAGCATCATCCTGATCGCAATCCGGATAGCAAGACAGCCGAAGCACAATTTAAAGAGGTTAAGGAAGCCTACGAGACATTAACTGATCCCAATAAGCGTGCTGCTTATGATCAGTATGGCCATGCAGGTGTCGACCCATCTATGGGTGGATTTGGTGGTGGCGGTTTCGGGGGCGGTGGTTTTGCTGACGCCTTTGGCGACATCTTCGGCGACATCTTTGGCCAAGGTGGAGGACGTCATTCTGGTCCGCAGGTTTATAAGGGCGCTGATTTACGTTACAACATGGAAATTACTCTCGAGCAAGCAGCCGAGGGTTACACCACGCAAATTCGTGTTCCCAGTTGGAGTAATTGCAAACCTTGTCATGGCACAGGCGCTGAGCCGGGGAGCAAGCCAGAAAAATGTACCACTTGTGATGGGCATGGCCAAGTTCGGGTACAGCAAGGTTTTTTCTCCATGCAGCAAACTTGCCCCAAGTGTCGCGGTACGGGTGAGTACATTCCAAAACCATGCAAAACCTGTCATGGCAGCGGTAAGCATAAAGAGCAGAAAACACTCGAAATTAAGATTCCAGCAGGAATCGATGATGGCATGCGCGTACGCTCGGTTGGTAATGGTGAGCCTGGCGTTAATGGTGGGCCATCAGGTGATTTATACGTAGAGGTAAGAGTAAAGCCGCACAAAGTGTTTGAGCGTGATGGCAGTGATTTACACGTACAGATGCCAATCTCATTCGCAACGGCGACCATTGGTGGCGACATCGAAGTACCAACCCTTTCAGGGCGCGTAGAGTTTCCAATTCCTGAGGGCACTCAAACTGGCAAAACCTTCCGCTTACGTAATAAAGGGATTAAGGGCCTTCGTTCAACGATGGTGGGCGATCTCTTTGTGCATGTGGTGGTTGAGACGCCAGTGAAGCTGACTGACGAGCAAAAGAAGATGCTTCAGAAGTTTGATGACAGTCTGAAATCCGGTGGTGATAAACATAACCCACATCAAAAGGGTTGGTTTGACGGCGTCAAGAGTTTCTTTAGTTAA
- the folK gene encoding 2-amino-4-hydroxy-6-hydroxymethyldihydropteridine diphosphokinase, whose amino-acid sequence MARAFIGFGGNIGDSRQLITDAIVCLALRCELQILAKSCFYQSAPVDAAGGDYINAVIEIETELSPYGLLHVCQAVEKEFGRERPYTNAPRTLDLDILSFEGVSQDDSELTLPHPRITERSFVLLPLLEIAPDFFLPKLGELKAYLPRVADQRIEKLPCRNCNCGEKDVYSQSSH is encoded by the coding sequence ATGGCTCGAGCTTTTATTGGATTTGGCGGCAACATCGGCGACTCACGTCAGCTTATTACTGATGCGATTGTGTGCCTTGCATTGCGTTGCGAACTTCAAATTCTCGCTAAAAGCTGTTTCTATCAAAGCGCTCCCGTAGATGCCGCAGGTGGAGACTACATCAATGCAGTCATTGAAATTGAGACCGAGCTCAGCCCCTATGGCTTGCTACACGTCTGCCAGGCTGTTGAAAAGGAATTTGGGCGCGAGCGCCCTTATACGAATGCACCAAGAACTTTAGATCTGGATATTCTGTCTTTTGAGGGCGTTTCTCAGGATGACTCCGAGCTCACGCTCCCCCACCCCAGAATCACTGAACGATCATTTGTATTACTACCGCTACTAGAAATCGCCCCGGATTTCTTCTTGCCAAAATTAGGGGAATTAAAAGCTTACCTACCCCGAGTTGCCGACCAGCGGATCGAAAAACTCCCTTGCCGCAACTGTAATTGTGGTGAAAAAGACGTTTATAGCCAATCCTCGCATTAA
- the panB gene encoding 3-methyl-2-oxobutanoate hydroxymethyltransferase: MGYLQGEKPITISKLLSMRAEGEKITMLTAYDSTMSALLNRCGVETILIGDSLGNVIQGHSSTTPVTVEQVAYHTECVSRANTQAFVIADLPFASYGDPVQALDSAAELMRAGADMVKLEGGDWQIGIIQYLVERSVPVCAHLGLLPQSVHILGGYKVQGKSKDAASLMLEQAIACEQAGAQMIVLEAIPSSLGKHITENLSIPTIGIGAGPDCSGQVLVLQDMLGISPGKPPKFVKNFMDGHASIEAAVKAYVREVKSGKFPGSEHGFAG, from the coding sequence ATGGGTTACTTACAAGGCGAAAAGCCAATCACGATTTCCAAACTCCTCTCTATGCGTGCAGAGGGCGAGAAAATTACTATGCTCACCGCATACGATTCAACGATGTCAGCGCTGCTGAATCGCTGCGGTGTGGAAACCATCTTGATTGGCGACTCCTTGGGCAATGTGATTCAAGGTCACAGCAGCACAACACCCGTTACCGTTGAACAAGTCGCGTATCACACCGAATGCGTATCGCGCGCTAACACCCAGGCATTTGTGATCGCTGATCTTCCCTTTGCTAGTTATGGTGACCCAGTCCAAGCATTAGATTCAGCAGCCGAGTTAATGCGCGCTGGAGCGGATATGGTCAAACTCGAAGGTGGCGATTGGCAGATTGGCATCATTCAATATCTAGTTGAGCGCAGTGTTCCAGTTTGCGCTCACTTAGGACTATTGCCACAATCCGTCCATATTCTGGGTGGTTACAAGGTGCAAGGTAAATCCAAAGACGCAGCCAGTCTCATGCTTGAACAGGCCATTGCCTGTGAGCAAGCAGGTGCGCAAATGATTGTGCTCGAAGCAATCCCTTCTTCGCTCGGAAAACACATTACCGAGAATCTCTCTATTCCCACTATCGGGATTGGCGCTGGTCCAGATTGCTCTGGTCAGGTCTTGGTGCTACAAGATATGCTGGGCATTAGCCCTGGGAAACCACCGAAGTTTGTTAAAAACTTTATGGATGGTCATGCCTCGATTGAGGCTGCAGTCAAAGCCTATGTTCGGGAAGTGAAGTCCGGAAAATTTCCCGGATCCGAACACGGCTTTGCTGGATAA
- a CDS encoding AI-2E family transporter, producing the protein MAEIFTPFLTAFILAYALRPVCLWLARHHLPRAAAAGIAMIIGLGVVFSILSLFIALLKTEIPLIKAQLPDWIQNTQAWLGPKLSEFHINFDWNTLKAGATQKITEHLNDNSDALMSSTFETVLMSGSSVIAGFVNAILILFVMFYLLLDWNHFFKLVRSIVPLRAQETIHHLAMHADGLLSQYLRGMLIVISIMSIFYSAGLSIIGIKGSVALGVFTALMIVIPYIGIALGFTLAVLAALLQFGPGAEIIGVLVLFGLGQMLEGFFLTPRLVGERIGLHPVAVLFALLLFGKLFGFFGVLLALPTSAVGLVLIQYGWSRYIQSPWYQK; encoded by the coding sequence ATGGCTGAAATTTTTACCCCTTTTCTGACTGCATTTATTCTGGCTTACGCCTTGCGCCCAGTATGCCTATGGCTTGCGAGGCATCACCTACCCCGCGCAGCAGCGGCTGGGATTGCCATGATTATTGGCCTGGGGGTCGTATTTTCAATTTTGAGCCTCTTTATTGCCCTCCTGAAAACCGAAATTCCCCTCATCAAAGCCCAATTGCCAGATTGGATCCAAAACACTCAGGCATGGCTCGGGCCAAAACTGAGTGAGTTTCACATCAATTTCGATTGGAATACCCTAAAAGCTGGCGCCACACAAAAGATCACGGAGCACCTCAACGACAACTCGGATGCCCTCATGTCTTCCACATTCGAGACGGTACTCATGTCGGGAAGCTCGGTGATTGCCGGATTCGTAAACGCCATCCTCATTCTGTTTGTGATGTTTTACCTACTGCTGGACTGGAATCACTTTTTTAAACTGGTTCGTAGCATTGTGCCTCTGCGTGCGCAAGAAACAATTCATCATCTGGCAATGCATGCTGATGGTTTATTGTCGCAATATCTCAGGGGCATGCTGATTGTCATCTCCATCATGTCGATTTTCTACAGCGCTGGTCTCAGTATTATCGGAATCAAAGGCTCAGTGGCATTGGGTGTATTTACCGCTCTCATGATTGTGATTCCTTACATTGGCATTGCCCTGGGTTTTACTCTGGCCGTTCTTGCAGCTCTTCTCCAGTTTGGGCCAGGCGCAGAAATCATTGGTGTCTTGGTATTGTTTGGCTTAGGGCAAATGCTGGAAGGCTTCTTCCTAACGCCTCGCCTGGTTGGTGAGCGCATTGGCCTGCATCCAGTCGCAGTGCTCTTTGCATTATTGCTCTTTGGAAAATTATTTGGATTCTTCGGAGTGCTTCTAGCATTACCAACAAGCGCCGTGGGCTTGGTACTTATTCAGTATGGCTGGTCCCGATACATTCAAAGCCCGTGGTACCAAAAATAA
- the grpE gene encoding nucleotide exchange factor GrpE, with protein sequence MTQENQNPSPEQENIAPDAQAEGGADAAAATAEVKTPEQEIAELNQKLTEMQDNYLRAKAEGENIRRRAVEDISKAHKFAIESFAEHLVPVTDSLYAALNAEAVDAKAVKEGLEITLKQLLSAFEKGRMTEINPGVGDKFDPHHHQAIASVPSDQEANTVVSVLQRGYSIADRILRPALVTVSAPK encoded by the coding sequence ATGACCCAAGAAAATCAAAATCCATCTCCTGAACAGGAAAATATCGCTCCTGATGCTCAGGCGGAAGGTGGTGCTGATGCAGCAGCTGCGACTGCTGAAGTGAAAACTCCAGAACAAGAAATTGCCGAGTTAAATCAGAAGCTCACCGAGATGCAAGACAACTATCTTCGCGCTAAAGCCGAGGGTGAGAATATCCGTCGCCGTGCCGTGGAGGATATCTCCAAAGCGCATAAGTTTGCGATTGAGAGCTTTGCTGAGCACCTCGTGCCAGTCACCGATAGCTTGTACGCGGCGCTCAATGCTGAGGCGGTTGATGCCAAGGCCGTCAAAGAGGGTTTAGAGATTACCTTGAAGCAGCTGTTGTCCGCCTTTGAAAAAGGTCGCATGACAGAGATTAATCCTGGGGTTGGCGACAAGTTTGACCCTCATCATCATCAGGCTATCGCCTCCGTTCCTTCGGATCAAGAGGCCAATACTGTCGTTTCAGTGCTTCAAAGAGGGTATTCCATTGCTGATCGGATCCTTCGACCTGCTTTAGTCACTGTGAGCGCCCCTAAATAA
- the purM gene encoding phosphoribosylformylglycinamidine cyclo-ligase, which produces MTSSTNSSSKGLSYRDAGVDIDAGDDLVDRIKPLAKKTMREGVLAGIGGFGALFEVPKRYKEPVLVSGTDGVGTKLRLAFEWNRHDTIGQDLVAMSVNDILVQGAEPLFFLDYFACGKLTVDTAATVVAGIAKGCELSGCALIGGETAEMPGMYPPGEYDLAGFAVGAVEKSKIITGATIAPGDVVLAIGSSGAHSNGYSLVRKIIERAGAKPTDDLGGRSLGDVVMAPTEIYVKPLLKLISEINVKGMAHITGGGLVDNVPRVLPENTQAVLHRDSWQMPELFRWLQMKGGVADAEMVRVFNCGIGMVVIVSADQADTAIKSLKAEGLNAWTVGEVVERPTGAPQTIVI; this is translated from the coding sequence ATGACCTCATCTACCAATTCTTCATCAAAAGGCCTTTCCTACCGTGACGCTGGCGTCGATATTGACGCTGGGGACGATTTAGTAGACCGTATTAAGCCCCTGGCTAAGAAAACCATGCGCGAGGGCGTGTTGGCTGGTATTGGTGGTTTTGGGGCCCTATTTGAAGTGCCTAAGCGCTACAAAGAGCCGGTATTGGTCTCTGGTACTGATGGCGTAGGAACAAAACTGAGATTGGCCTTTGAGTGGAATCGCCACGATACGATTGGTCAGGACTTGGTGGCCATGAGCGTGAACGATATCTTGGTTCAGGGTGCCGAACCCCTCTTTTTCTTGGATTACTTCGCTTGCGGCAAGCTCACTGTCGACACTGCGGCAACCGTGGTTGCCGGCATTGCCAAGGGATGTGAATTGTCTGGTTGCGCTCTCATCGGCGGTGAAACTGCTGAGATGCCCGGTATGTACCCTCCTGGTGAATATGATTTGGCTGGGTTTGCAGTTGGTGCTGTTGAAAAATCCAAAATCATCACTGGTGCAACGATTGCTCCAGGCGATGTGGTTTTAGCAATTGGCTCTAGTGGTGCGCATTCAAACGGTTACTCTTTGGTGCGAAAAATTATTGAGCGTGCTGGGGCTAAGCCTACTGATGACTTGGGCGGTCGCTCCCTTGGCGATGTTGTCATGGCCCCAACCGAGATTTACGTGAAGCCATTACTCAAGTTGATCTCCGAGATCAATGTGAAGGGGATGGCGCACATTACGGGCGGTGGCTTGGTTGATAACGTGCCTCGCGTGCTTCCAGAAAATACGCAGGCTGTATTACATCGCGATAGTTGGCAAATGCCAGAACTCTTCCGCTGGTTGCAGATGAAAGGTGGCGTTGCTGATGCGGAGATGGTGCGTGTATTTAACTGCGGTATTGGTATGGTGGTGATCGTATCTGCAGATCAAGCGGATACAGCGATCAAGTCTCTGAAGGCTGAGGGATTAAATGCTTGGACGGTTGGTGAAGTAGTGGAGCGCCCAACGGGTGCGCCACAAACCATTGTTATTTAA